A genomic segment from Nicotiana tabacum cultivar K326 chromosome 9, ASM71507v2, whole genome shotgun sequence encodes:
- the LOC107802603 gene encoding porphobilinogen deaminase, chloroplastic: protein MEKFATLNASNLRSASLLPIGFSSPCLKSAVLTQRSRVHVTRASIAVEQQTQTKVAVIRVGTRGSPLALAQAYETREKLIASYPDLAEEGAIQIVIIKTTGDKILSQPLADIGGKGLFTKEIDEALINGEIDIAVHSMKDVPTYLPEKTILPCNLPREDVRDVFISLTAGSLAQLPSGSTIGTASLRRKSQILHRYPSLNVLENFRGNVQTRLRKLNEGVVQATLLALAGLKRMNMTENVTSILPIEDMLPAVAQGAIGIACRTDDETMANYIASLNHEETRLAVACERAFLKTLDGSCRTPIAGYACRGEDGDCIFKGLVASPDGTRVIETSRKGPYTFEEMIRMGEDAGKELLAEAGPGFFGN from the exons ATGGAGAAATTTGCTACTCTCAACGCTTCAAACTTGAGATCTGCTTCTCTTTTACCAATTGGGTTTTCTTCGCCATGCCTCAAATCTGCAGTCTTGACTCAACGCTCAAGGGTCCACGTCACAAGGGCTTCCATTGCTGTAGAGCAGCAAACTCAAACTAAGGTTGCTGTCATCAGAGTTGGCACTAGAGGAAG CCCCCTAGCTCTTGCCCAAGCTTATGAGACTCGTGAGAAGCTAATAGCCTCATATCCCGACCTTGCTGAAGAGGGAGCCATTCAAATTGTAATAATAAAGACGACAGGTGATAAGATATTAAGTCAGCCTCTTGCAGACATTGGCGGAAAAGGGCTGTTCACAAAAGAAATAGATGAAGCTCTCATCAATGGGGAAATTGATATTGCTGTCCACTCAATGAAAGATGTGCCCACATATCTTCCGGAGAAGACAATTTTACCATGCAACCTTCCACGTGAAGATGTGAGGGATGTATTCATTTCTTTAACTGCAGGTTCTCTAGCCCAACTTCCATCAGGAAGCACAATTGGTACTGCTTCGCTGAGGAGGAAGTCACAGATTCTCCACCGCTATCCCTCACTCAAT GTGCTGGAGAATTTCAGAGGCAATGTTCAGACAAGGTTAAGGAAACTGAATGAGGGGGTAGTTCAAGCAACATTATTGGCATTGGCAGGTCTAAAACGTATGAATATGACGGAAAATGTAACTTCCATTCTCCCTATAGAAGATATGCTACCGGCTGTTGCTCAAGGAGCCATTGGTATTGCCTGCAGAACTGACGACGAGACAATG GCCAATTACATTGCCTCATTGAATCATGAGGAAACCAGATTAGCAGTGGCTTGTGAGAGAGCATTTTTGAAGACCTTGGATGGATCTTGTCGAACCCCAATTGCTGGGTATGCCTGTCGAGGTGAAGATGGAGATTGTATTTTCAAAGGATTGGTTGCCTCTCCAGATGGAACTCGAG TTATTGAAACCTCTAGAAAAGGCCCATATACGTTTGAAGAAATGATACGGATGGGCGAAGATGCAGGCAAGGAACTACTCGCAGAAGCAGGTCCAGGATTTTTTGGGAACTGA